Within Lactobacillus sp. CBA3605, the genomic segment AATCTACCCACCAGAATAATCTGTGGGACAGTCCCAGCCCTCACCCTTTAGCTTGGCAGCTACAGATTGTTCAAATTTATCTTCCGCTATTTAACTAGTCTTCTTTTCTTTTTTAGTTGTAACTATTTACCAAAACGCCACCACTTTTTAGGTTTAGGTTGTGACTCCGGGGTGCTATTTTCAGGTTCCGGTTGTTTGTCTGACGTCACTTCTTTTTCACTATTATCATGCGGTGCCATCGTTAAGGCTTTCAAGTCCTTAATTTCTGCCTTGTATTCTTCGAGCAGTTGTTTGTCCTGTAAGGCCAATCTTTGTTGCTGATCTAGTAACTTATGTAACTCTTTCTTTTCAGATTGAAATTCTGATACTAAATTTCGAAGGAATTTCACTTCATCTTGTCCATCAACCGCATCTTTTTTGTTGTCGTCAACATCATCTTTTTGTTGACGGTATCTTGTTGATGAATCGTTTGAGAACATTGCTTTAATAGCTTTTTGCCCATCAACATCAACGTAAACAGTATTGCCTTTTGTTGATGTAAATTGACGTAAATCGATTGACGCATCTCTTTTTATCTTTTGCCATATAGCCTGCTTTGAAACGCCCAATTCATCAGCAAGTTCTCTAATAGTTTTAGGCATGATTTCCAAACCCCTTTCGGAGTTCAGCAAGTGCTTCTTGTCTTGCTTGATCTCTGATTTTTTGATCATGTTCAGCTTGTTTTTCAGCCAGTACCTGTTTTTCAGTTGTTCCTAAAGGCAAGCATTTAACTTTGTCAATTGCACGCCACTTTTCTTTATCTGATAATTCATCATTGTGCTGAATGTTAAAGAGTTTTTGACGCTCATCTTGAAATTTGCCTTGAGAAAAATCATTTGCGTCCTTTCTTTCAGGTTTCCAAGTAAAAGAATAACCGATAACTGGTTTTCCTCTGCCTTTACCATATTTTTTTCTAATCGTTAGCCCTGTAAAAAGCGGGGTTAATTCTTCTCTAATTGGCTTAATAACCTTTTTGTCAACATTTGAAGGACTACTCCAATAACTTTTAGGTATATCAAGCAATTCAAAAAAATCTTCTTTAGAGAAATAAGAATAGCCAGTAGTTCGAAATTGCTTAATTAGACGAAACATTGTTTTAGCGTAACTGCTTTTTAAATTTCTAAATTCTGTTAGGGCATAACGAACCCAACTTTCTAAATCGTTTAGCAAGTGCAATGCTTTGGGATAAATCTGAATATCAACATAAGGTTCTTCAGCTTCACCTTTAATTTCAAATTCAGTAAACATAACAAAAAATTCACGATTTAAGCCACTCTTACTTCTATGGCCAAACCTAAGGCTGAGGATCTTTTGGTATGTATTTTCAATATCATCAATAAAACGTTTATTTGCGGTTGGTTTATAGTTACTAAGCTCTTTTAACTGGTCAAAAGAGAAACGAACAGTTTTATTCCCTTGATCCCGCATGCGGGAAACAA encodes:
- a CDS encoding HTH domain-containing protein, which codes for MPKTIRELADELGVSKQAIWQKIKRDASIDLRQFTSTKGNTVYVDVDGQKAIKAMFSNDSSTRYRQQKDDVDDNKKDAVDGQDEVKFLRNLVSEFQSEKKELHKLLDQQQRLALQDKQLLEEYKAEIKDLKALTMAPHDNSEKEVTSDKQPEPENSTPESQPKPKKWWRFGK
- a CDS encoding replication initiation protein, yielding MSNELVKYDPELNTIPLRKFTPIEMNLFFSIVSRMRDQGNKTVRFSFDQLKELSNYKPTANKRFIDDIENTYQKILSLRFGHRSKSGLNREFFVMFTEFEIKGEAEEPYVDIQIYPKALHLLNDLESWVRYALTEFRNLKSSYAKTMFRLIKQFRTTGYSYFSKEDFFELLDIPKSYWSSPSNVDKKVIKPIREELTPLFTGLTIRKKYGKGRGKPVIGYSFTWKPERKDANDFSQGKFQDERQKLFNIQHNDELSDKEKWRAIDKVKCLPLGTTEKQVLAEKQAEHDQKIRDQARQEALAELRKGFGNHA